The following proteins come from a genomic window of Athalia rosae chromosome 1, iyAthRosa1.1, whole genome shotgun sequence:
- the LOC105686013 gene encoding integrator complex subunit 1 translates to MDRGKTGTGRGAKSKIAQHPADLFALGAKSSRGEPTDSKRPGVIHGKPSTSSSSTVSERKKEAPPGSLQSLIPQKKAKLAPHISHSRPPMSSAEAWEVVAIDCDPADLAPMVLEASDNDEADKVVGIICGAVRTLKSQRWKPDPLIYMGLMYLAKIRPSIFSNDCILHALSSLLKRDQAHNFKSKGNPSVPVLAANLLMRGFHEKRSWPEIFVKLYIEDALGERVWVDNEECKGFVDNILTGFNTRHPPKSILQPELSVLTPRECHSPSTMEDDDPTASAIQLTGDKEKIEFPVMPRYAHCIENIELIVLETVKEQLNRRQPESITRNFLRLLSSTCGFVEIRIIVVPKLEMWLHNPKLMRPAQELLSYVCYNCTTHTQRDVEVISQLVKMRLKTKAVINIYLNGVRELISLHPENLSTTLKHTIYNELSSARNPNNMPMLAVMFQAFQEAAAKLLAEIFQDLLMNREDYLRPLRALLREIVRVCRHDINLIAFARTMMIERKEISQQLLSFEFKDRVFISIVDLLCLCMFLGISPQVKEAALLAQRGDKKDVALLQQFQNLVATIQYESVSWLHNLAPQIYGIGRNELLHSLHKVLLLETPDSYYKLDNWPPESDRVFYIRLVSDVPLLQSTLLRLLLIGFSKENGVTHSETLELADQLIKRAALNSSESFPTLYADKMDIIELIFNLCVYQPPGSINIPPEYEPPTLAISNLYWKGWTMLLVLAAHNPSSFGAVGWKRYPILQTLMEMCITNHFSYPPPTMALPEINEQERAKELQVEVIEKQKILEYETHLAAASTRMQISEQNSLLLSQLITMDPTGIARRPPPAVLEQLQALNVSHRLGHLLCRSRRPDFLLNIIQRQQQSTSQSMPWLADLVQNSEGALSQLPVQCLCEFLLSTSVQAGEKQPRQQQLLAHLQKLLTDPTQDQQHAYEVLEYFLRRLSSQQSASRTQAITGLETVLSSIPLEEEGMEVEGESEKEIWLLRKLPSIPYFLSVRSLVSTALRGACQVENSPDLVRAYISYLAAHTLDDDLTDLIDLVNEISQLVVERSTIIAAILPQPDNDNIQSKQTLHAFMAIFCNYLQKARAPRGEGYTWSESQDQILVQWSTGEECTMHILVVHAMIILLTYDSSDSPGLFNELLETWFPENREPPKAFLVDTSEEALLIPDWLKLRMIRSNVPRLVDAALKDLEPPQLVLFIQSFGIPVCSMSKLLHTLDAAVQIDPSSVGEAVLDKTYMAQLVEVQHRRGATGGLVFVQVLQLLEPLLPDENPMIVENLQQTLPANAMVQKQSMIQCSIKTDVPHLINRLFIENMPTNQKLDAYRRLHKILTVDLQKPVRENSTVVLAIQHICSVLSSMQVKQFLASLVLMTQFSCTLMRIILLPLKKPSTPQHVIDIGRSMCLDLIALIGDIKAPVLSILQDFANMQSTKDHQRKELAALTKNRDPLTILGQTDLLNLERVGRKLLDKCLKQQNNDILVEAMAKLLVSDSNEGVIKPRTGLLIDWLASVEPELIGTCTNLQMKLLFAETTVNIKTDNSVVSSHACRPYLLTLLTHRASWATLHKCVAHLLDKCDNAYDPTAVLDFLWALTCNPKLWQGRDKFTPKHYVPEDILLLSEQQLLNLVSYLVAEAVVICNRQSRKAAIDQMEGRLDLLLHCVSTEEKLICSVVKHLAAQMEDSNGIYSDMAHQFLLHMYMKIPKVICYLDTSQSKKFVRDARITDWTGSVLDCTSHALLTALAATPRQKSWNSKSQDFELCARKMAAVHPILVLRQLPMLASSLMGRSYLDFGQFRTGHHLNLFLQVMGLLELLQPHLFNEEHRIALEDTLENYFQCFQHYGPIKDLIPLLNRFVALLQAYISHDAQKALKYLYKHSHILHELRLQNPGLSSLRTLMSGIPVPRDGEDEEEQEVIVAVVPPPPPPEPTIPQHWSSLLATLNKLHGEDVFTALQEIEHLSSRKASVLELVTDSVSELILSPQGNIRSLAHTLLARALKHRPASNLNILAAFHKCLESPRADVLMSALDRLPDIVVCMQEHALPLMQKVFELGVNSNVNTIPYINKCIALLNIQQGC, encoded by the exons ATGGATCGTGGTAAAACAGGAACTGGCCGTGGTGCCAAGAGCAAAATAGCTCAACATCCAGCAGACTTATTCGCTCTAGGAGCCAAAAGTTCCAGAGGCGAGCCAACAGATTCAAAAAGGCCAGGCGTCATCCATGGCAAACCAAGCACCAGTTCTTCAAGCACAG TATCagagcgaaagaaagaagCTCCACCAGGGTCTTTACAGTCTCTTATCCCacagaaaaaagcaaaattagCTCCACATATCTCTCATTCCCGGCCTCCAATGTCCAGTGCAGAGGCATGGGAGGTTGTTGCTATTGATTGTGATCCTGCTGACCTAGCTCCGATGGTTCTCGAAGCAAGTGATAATGATGAGGCAGATAAAGTTGTTGGTATTATTTGTGGAGCCGTTAGAACACTGAAAAGCCAGAGATGGAAGCCTGATCCTTTGATCTATATGGGCTTGATGTATCTGGCAAAAATTCGCCcatccattttttcaaatgactGTATACTTCATGCTTTATCATCATTGCTGAAACGAGATCAGGCGCATAATTTCAAGAGCAAAGGAAATCCATCTGTTCCTGTCCTTGCTGCAAATTTATTGATGAGAGGATTTcacgaaaaaagaagttggCCAGAAATATTTGTCAAG CTGTATATTGAAGATGCGCTGGGCGAACGTGTCTGGGTTGATAATGAGGAGTGCAAAGGATTTGTGGATAACATTTTAACAGGATTCAATACTAGACACCCTCCTAAGAGTATTTTGCAACCAGAGTTGTCAGTTCTAACACCGAGAGAATGTCACAGCCCATCAACAATGGAAGACGATGATCCTACCGCTTCCGCAATTCAATTAACCGGAGACAAAGAAAAGATTGAATTTCCAGTTATGCCCAGATATGCTCATTGCATCGAGAACATTGAGCTAATTGTGTTAGAGACAGTCAAGGAACAACTAAACAGACGACAACCAGAGTCTataacaagaaattttttgagatTACTTTCATCCACATGTGGATTTgtagaaattcgaataatagTTGTTCCAAAGCTGGAAATGTGGCTACATAATCCTAAGCTCATGAGACCTGCCCAGGAATTATTGAGCTATGTTTGTTACAACTGTACAACTCACACTCAAAGAGATGTTGAAGTGATAAGTCAACTGGTCAAAATGAGACTCAAAACTAAGGCCGTAATTAATATCTACCTGAATGGTGTTAGAGAGCTAATTAGCCTTCATccagaaaatttatcaacaacATTGAAACACACGATTTACAACGAACTATCCAGTGCAAGAAATCCGAATAATATGCCAATGCTGGCAGTTATGTTTCAAGCGTTCCAAGAAGCAGCTGCCAAATTACTTGCCGAAATATTTCAAGATTTGTTAATGAATCGTGAAGATTACTTGAGACCTTTAAGAGCCTTGTTGCGAGAAATAGTCCGTGTGTGCCGGCATGATATAAACCTTATTGCATTCGCTCGCACAATGATGATAGAGCGAAAAGAAATATCGCAGCAGCTTCTGAGCTTTGAATTTAAGGATAGAGTTTTCATATCCATCGTCGACTTACTATGCTTATGTATGTTTTTGGGTATTAGCCCGCAAGTTAAGGAGGCGGCCTTATTAGCTCAAAGAGGGGACAAGAAAGATGTGGCGCTTTTACAGCAGTTTCAAAATTTGGTTGCGACTATTCAGTATGAGTCTGTATCATGGCTTCATAATTTAGCTCCCCAGATTTATGGCATAGGGCGAAACGAATTGCTACATTCTCTCCATAAAGTTTTATTATTGGAAACACCAGATAGTTATTATAAGCTGGACAACTGGCCACCTGAATCTGATAGAGTATTTTATATTCGCTTAGTCTCTGATGTACCCCTCCTCCAGAGTACTCTTCTGAGATTACTTCTAATTGGTTTTTCCAAA gaAAATGGGGTGACACATTCGGAAACTTTGGAATTAGCTGACCAACTAATAAAGCGGGCTGCTCTGAACTCCTCAGAAAGTTTTCCTACTTTATATGCTGACAAGATGGATATAATAGAACTAATTTTCAATCTATGTGTCTACCAGCCTCCGGGATCTATCAATATACCTCCAGA ATACGAGCCACCAACTTTGGCAATATCAAATTTATACTGGAAAGGTTGGACAATGTTACTGGTTTTAGCAGCTCACAATCCTTCCTCGTTCGGTGCAGTAGGATGGAAAAGATATCCCATTCTGCAAACTCTCATGGAAATGTGCATCACGAA TCATTTTTCATACCCTCCACCAACAATGGCTTTGCCCGAAATTAATGAACAAGAAAGAGCAAAAGAACTGCAGGTAGAGGTAATAGAGAAGCAAAAGATATTGGAATATGAAACTCATTTGGCAGCAGCATCTACACGAATGCAGATCTCCGAACAAAACAGCCTTCTATTATCACAATTAATTACAATGGATCCTACGGGCATTGCAAGAAGACCTCCGCCAGCCGTTTTAGAACAACTACAAGCTTTGAATGTGTCCCATCGATTAGGGCATCTTCTCTGCCGCTCCCGACGCCCTGACTTTCTATTAAATATAATCCAAAGACAGCAACAAAGCACGTCTCAAAGCATGCCTTGGCTAGCCGATCTTGTTCAAAATAGCGAGGGAGCTCTCAGTCAATTACCGGTTCAATGCCTCTGCGAGTTTTTGTTATCGACCAGCGTTCAAGCAGGAGAGAAGCAGCCAAGGCAACAACAGCTACTAGCACATCTCCAAAAGCTACTTACAGACCCGACACAAGACCAACAACATGCATACGAGGTTTTGGAGTACTTTTTAAGACGGTTGAGCAGTCAACAAAGTGCTAGTCGAACGCAAGCCATAACTGGCCTTGAAACAGTACTCAGCTCCATCCCTCTTGAGGAGGAAGGTATGGAAGTTGAAGGGGAGAgcgaaaa AGAAATTTGGCTCCTTCGCAAACTACCGTCGATCCCGTATTTTTTGTCAGTCCGTTCGCTAGTTTCTACGGCACTACGTGGAGCTTGTCAAGTTGAAAATAGTCCCGATTTAGTTCGTGCTTACATCTCTTACCTTGCCGCACATACTTTAGATGATGATCTTACGGATCTGATTGATTTGGTGAATGAAATCTCACAGCTTGTTGTCGAACGTAGCACAATAATTGCAGCCATTCTACCACAACCGGACAATGATAATATACAATCAAAGCAGACACTGCATGCATTTATGGCCATTTTTTGTAACTACCTTCAAAAAGCCAGAGCACCTAGAGGAGAAGGTTATACCTGGTCTGAGAGCCAAGATCAAATACTCGTCCAATGGTCCACCGGAGAAGAGTGTACTATGCATATTTTAGTGGTCCATGCCATGATTATTTTGTTGACGTATGATTCATCAGACAGCCCAGGATTGTTTAACGAGTTACTGGAAACCTGGTTTCCGGAAAATAGAGAACCACCTAAAGCGTTTCTAGTTGATACTAGTGAAGAAGCCCTCTTGATTCCTGACTGGCTTAAGCTAAGAATGATAAGAAGTAACGTCCCACGTTTGGTAGATGCTGCTTTGAAAGATTTGGAACCACCACAGCTGGTATTATTCATACAAAGTTTTGGAATTCCAGTGTGTTCAATGAGCAAGTTATTGCATACTCTCGATGCCGCTGTACAGATTGACCCAAGTTCAGTAGGAGAAGCCGTTCTAGACAAGACTTACATGGCACAGTTGGTCGAGGTTCAACACAGAAGAGGAGCAACTGGAGGACTCGTATTTGTACAGGTCCTGCAGCTTCTAGAACCACTTTTGCCTGATGAAAATCCCATGATTGTTGAAAATCTGCAACAAACTCTGCCAGCTAATGCAATGGTACAAAAGCAATCCATGATCCAATGCTCAATTAAAACTGATGTTCCTCACCTAATCAACCGactttttattgaaaatatgcCAACGAATCAAAAGCTAGACGCATATCGAAGGTTGCATAAAATTTTGACAGTGGATCTGCAAAAACCTGTGCGAGAAAACAGCACTGTGGTATTGGCTATTCAACACATATGCAGCGTATTGAGTTCTATGCAAGTCAAACAGTTTTTAGCATCATTAGTCCTCATGACACAGTTTTCATGCACTTTAATGAGGATTATTTTGTTACCATTGAAAAAACCATCAACTCCACAGCATGTTATTGATATTGGACGTAGCATGTGTTTGGATTTGATTGCGTTGATAGGTGATATTAAGGCACCTGTATTATCCATTCTTCAAGATTTTGCAAACATGCAATCAACAAAAGATCATCAGCGAAAGGAGCTTGCTGCCTTGACAAAAAATCGTGACCCCTTGACTATTCTAGGACAAACCGACCTGTTAAATCTGGAAAGAGTAGGTCGTAAGCTTTTGGACAAGTGTCTCAAACAACAAAACAACGACATTCTCGTTGAAGCAATGGCGAAGCTGCTAGTTTCGGACAGTAATGAAGGAGTTATAAAACCTAGAACTGGACTGCTCATAGACTGGCTGGCTTCAGTAGAGCCTGAGTTAATAGGGACGTGTACAAATCTGCAAATGAAGCTTCTATTTGCCGAAACTACCGTGAATATTAAGACTGATAATAGTGTAGTTAGTTCGCACGCCTGCAGACCTTATTTATTGACCTTATTGACGCATAGAGCAAGTTGGGCTACGCTTCACAAGTGTGTCGCACACCTGCTTGATAAATGTGACAATGC ATATGATCCGACTGCTGTTCTGGACTTTTTGTGGGCTTTAACTTGCAATCCCAAGCTTTGGCAAGGCCGTGATAAATTTACACCAAAGCACTACGTCCCTGAAGATATTTTACTTCTGTCTGAACAGCAGTTGCTTAACCTGGTTTCATACCTCGTTGCTGAAGCTGTTGTTATATGCAACCGTCAATCTAGAAAAGCTGCAATCGATCAAATGGAGGGCAGACTGGACTTGCTACTACATTGTGTGTCTACAGAAGAGAAACTCATCTGTAGTGTCGTTAAACATCTAGCCGCTCAAATGGAAGATAGTAATGG AATTTATTCCGACATGGCACATCAGTTCTTACTTCACATGTatatgaaaattccaaaagtgATATGTTACTTGGACACATCACAATCAAAGAAATTTGTTAGAGATGCAAGAATCACAGACTGGACTGGTTCGGTATTAGATTGTACCAGTCATGCACTTTTGACAGCGTTGGCAGCAACTCCTCGTCAAAAATCATGGAACTCTAAATCTCAGGATTTCGAATTGTGTGCTAGAAAAATGGCTGCTGTGCATCCTATTCTTGTTTTGCGGCAGTTACCTATGCTCGCTTCTTCTCTTATGGGGAGATCCTATCTAGATTTTGGGCAGTTCCGGACTGGTCATCATCTGAATCTCTTTCTACAAGTTATGGGACTTTTGGAATTGTTGCAGCCTCATTTATTTAATGAAGAACATAGAATTGCATTAGAAGATACACTGGAAAACTATTTTCAATGTTTCCAG caTTACGGTCCGATAAAAGACCTCATACCTCTTCTAAATAGATTTGTTGCACTGCTCCAAGCATATATATCCCATGATGCACAGAAGGCCTTGAAGTATTTATACAAGCATTCTCATATCTTGCA CGAACTTCGACTTCAAAATCCTGGGCTGTCCAGTTTACGTACATTAATGTCAGGAATCCCAGTACCAAGAGATGgtgaagacgaagaagaacaagaagttATAGTCGCTGTTGTTCCACCACCTCCACCACCAGAACCTACGATCCCTCAACATTGGTCATCTTTACTGGCAACTTTGAACAAACTACATGGAGAAG ACGTATTCACGGCGTTGCAAGAAATCGAGCATCTCTCGTCACGCAAGGCATCAGTTTTGGAGTTAGTAACTGATTCTGTATCAGAATTAATTCTATCTCCGCAAGGAAACATCCGCTCGCTAGCTCACACGTTACTTGCTAGGGCTTTAAAACATCGACCGGCTTCCAATCTTAATATTTTAGCCGCGTTTCATAAATGCCTAGAAAGTCCTAGAGCAGATGTTCTGATGTCAGCTCTTGATAGGCTACCTGATATCGTCGTTTGCATGCAAG AGCACGCGTTACCTTTGATGCAAAAAGTGTTTGAACTTGGAGTGAATTCTAATGTGAATACCATTCCGTACATTAACAAATGCATTGCTCTGCTTAATATACAGCAGGGCTGTTAG
- the LOC105686015 gene encoding nuclear RNA export factor 1-like — MASPTVVPGKKNTWEPLRLTHLKPSFNNHELALAARQDLWHKFIIFDAGKYDKDEVLVSIINACEPEFLLPVMYQIDKAGNGTFLTRCNTEAIENLVKQNLCVVTPSEKILKIDVILGFLSMDDLQLNPTKTVAQTLYYKYESGKKILNLDSFQKEKSLGSIYCPVAAPRVLLYVLRCAKMGIMGNIREVKLPIRELALRNNGISSFIPFEKFFNYHLCKLDLRFNELSDVEYLRYFSEFKITELWLDGNPLCMKYTTPEEYIKTIKNIFPHLQKLDGIVIGVEKKLVPIIQNNYIGNGTKLGLVKQFIRHFFTLYDQDDRIVLNGLYDTNALYSMTVGNAPTYTQKNLNRVFANNRNLLKFVDYAKCQEFILRGPEKIISVLRRQPPTTHNLKSLQVDLLHEGTSHLVIAVQGVFYYKSSIFQLMHFNRTFVIIAKEDHEHSIINDQCHFDVAPAAYTTGENRDPKFEPKDAPRFKPTLFSNAEKEQLVGFLSELSTMNKEWCKKYLDSAKWDIRVAINSFMKAYMVNDIPRKAF, encoded by the coding sequence ATGGCTTCACCGACAGTTGtgccaggaaaaaaaaatacctggGAACCACTGAGACTGACTCATCTAAAACCATCTTTCAATAACCATGAACTGGCTCTAGCAGCCCGCCAAGATCTCTGGCACAAATTCATCATATTTGATGCTGGTAAATATGATAAAGATGAAGTATTGGTCAGTATAATCAATGCCTGTGAACCGGAGTTTCTATTGCCGGTAATGTACCAAATTGACAAAGCTGgaaatggcacttttctcacaAGATGTAATACAGAAGCAATTGAAAACCTGGTGAAGCAGAATCTCTGTGTTGTAACGCCATCAGAAAAAATCCTGAAGATTGATGTAATCTTAGGATTCTTAAGCATGGATGACTTACAACTGAATCCTACAAAAACTGTAGCTCAAACTTTGTACTACAAGTATGAgtcagggaaaaaaattttgaacctaGACAGTTTTCAAAAAGAGAAATCACTGGGCTCTATATATTGCCCAGTTGCTGCTCCCAGGGTACTTCTGTATGTGTTGCGATGTGCAAAAATGGGAATTATGGGCAACATAAGAGAAGTGAAATTGCCAATAAGAGAATTAGCACTAAGAAATAATGGAATAAGCTCATTCATACCGTTTGAGAAATTCTTCAACTATCACTTATGCAAATTAGATTTGAGATTCAATGAACTGTCAGATGTTGAATACTTACGTTATTTTTCCGAGTTCAAAATAACAGAATTATGGTTGGATGGAAACCCCCTTTGCATGAAGTACACTACACCTGAGGAGTACATCAAaactattaaaaatattttcccacaTCTCCAAAAATTGGATGGAATAGTaatcggagttgaaaaaaaacttgtaccAATTATACAGAATAACTACATTGGTAATGGTACCAAATTAGGACTGGTTAAACAATtcattcgacattttttcaccctttacGATCAAGATGACAGAATAGTACTTAACGGCCTTTATGATACAAATGCACTCTACTCTATGACTGTAGGGAATGCCCCTACTTATACTCAGAAGAATCTGAACAGGGTGTTTGCTAATAACCGAAACCTGTTGAAATTTGTGGACTATGCTAAATGTCAGGAATTTATACTTAGAGGGCCGGAAAAAATCATATCCGTATTAAGAAGACAACCACCCACTACCCATAATTTGAAATCTCTGCAGGTGGACTTGTTGCATGAGGGCACAAGCCATCTGGTCATTGCTGTCCAAGGAGTATTTTATTATAAGTCATCAATTTTCCAACTGATGCATTTCAACAGAACATTCGTTATTATTGCTAAAGAAGACCATGAACACAGCATCATTAATGATCAATGTCATTTTGACGTTGCCCCTGCAGCTTACACGACAGGGGAAAATAGGGATCCTAAATTTGAGCCCAAGGACGCACCGAGATTCAAGCCAACTTTATTCAGTAATGCCGAAAAAGAGCAACTTGTTGGATTTTTATCTGAACTTTCTACTATGAATAAGGAGtggtgcaaaaaatatttagacAGTGCTAAATGGGATATCAGAGTTGCAATTAATTCTTTCATGAAAGCTTATATGGTGAATGATATTCCTCGCAAAGCCTTCTag
- the LOC105686016 gene encoding nuclear RNA export factor 1-like, which produces MQHSVPFTPVQLDPSTALKITMGNSMFQERSLMGRPDVWHRIKIFRAARFEKDFVLKLIVNAVEPADLIPVKYQACGEDTVFIARNCGPALDKLCRSNLIINNPGGDSLVVEIILGYASIHDLKVNMQSLLLTALKRRYDNKKKILHLDRFDKDKDMSKTVYCPLSQLRTFSYVLKVARNALHGFEHLNLQHNELFNLSSIESSNLSPMLKSLDLRYNKLLGMEALTPLRGLHITDIWLDGNPVCENYSSPEQYIESARRYCPQLTKLDGVYIGAPGMPLTYNTFFRTGEKKKLANQFVEHFFTLYDQKDRMILKGLYHREAFFSMTLGIPPALAAKKGLDKFIAENRNLVKLADPARSSKLLFRGTDNILTALMKLPLSLHDSSSFRCDLLYDNDDLVIIAVEGVFKILEKTPQILSFNRTFILLAGEDNEYNIINDQYHIDFAPLGRSIDIYQDEAMETTFKPTCFNHREKKELIITLRNVSTMNYEWCSIYLKDTNWDLRKAISNFMEKYLQSSVPPQAFR; this is translated from the coding sequence ATGCAACACAGTGTGCCTTTTACACCGGTACAATTGGATCCATCTACAGCATTGAAAATCACGATGGGCAATTCAATGTTTCAAGAAAGATCCCTGATGGGTCGTCCTGACGTTTGGCAcaggataaaaatatttagagCAGCTCGATTCGAAAAAGACTTTGTCTTGAAACTCATAGTGAATGCTGTTGAGCCTGCAGACCTGATTCCAGTGAAGTACCAAGCTTGTGGTGAAGACACCGTATTCATAGCCAGGAATTGCGGGCCAGCTCTTGATAAGCTCTGCAGATCAAACTTGATTATCAACAACCCTGGGGGAGACTCACTGGTGGTTGAAATAATATTGGGATATGCTTCGATTCACGATCTCAAAGTGAATATGCAGTCTTTGCTACTGACTGCTCTGAAAAGGAGGTATgacaataaaaagaaaattcttcactTGGACAGATTCGATAAGGATAAAGACATGTCCAAGACTGTTTATTGTCCATTGTCGCAACTCAGGACCTTTAGCTACGTCCTGAAAGTAGCAAGAAATGCGCTGCATGGTTTTGAGCACCTGAATTTGCAGCACAATGAACTATTCAATCTATCTTCCATCGAGAGTTCTAATCTAAGTCCTATGTTGAAATCGCTGGACCTCCGGTATAACAAACTGCTAGGAATGGAGGCGCTTACTCCTTTACGGGGCCTGCATATCACAGACATTTGGCTTGACGGGAATCCCGTTTGTGAGAATTATTCCAGCCCAGAACAGTACATTGAGTCTGCACGAAGATATTGTCCTCAATTAACAAAGTTAGACGGAGTTTATATTGGAGCACCAGGAATGCCTTTGACCTATAACACATTCTTTCGTACtggtgaaaagaagaaacttgCAAATCAATTTGTTGAACATTTCTTTACACTCTATGATCAGAAAGATAGAATGATATTGAAGGGTCTCTACCATAGGGAAGCTTTTTTCTCAATGACATTGGGTATCCCCCCTGCCTTGGCAGCCAAAAAAGGCTTGGATAAATTCATTGCTGAAAACAGAAATCTTGTTAAATTAGCTGATCCTGCAAGAAGTAGTAAACTACTTTTTCGTGGGACTGACAATATTCTGACAGCCTTAATGAAACTACCACTTTCTCTGCATGACAGCAGCTCTTTCAGATGTGATTTGCtgtatgataatgatgatCTGGTTATCATAGCTGTCGAAGGAGTCTTCAAAATCCTCGAAAAGACTCCACAGATTCTATCATTCAACAGAACCTTCATATTGTTAGCTGGAGAAGACAACGAGTATAACATAATCAATGATCAGTATCACATTGATTTTGCTCCACTAGGTAGATCTATAGACATTTATCAAGATGAGGCAATGGAGACTACTTTTAAGCCAACTTGTTTCAAccacagagaaaaaaaagaattaataatTACTCTGAGGAATGTTTCCACAATGAATTACGAATGGTGTTCTATTTACTTGAAAGATACAAACTGGGACCTTCGAAAAGCAATCTCGAACTTTATGGAAAAGTATCTGCAATCAAGTGTGCCTCCACAAGCATTCCGCTGA